AATCGATTTTGATTATCGCGTTCGTTACTTCAAAGTAAACGATGGCTTGGGTTACTCCGTTGATGTAGTCGGGGATAGAAATACCACTACTGCATTGGTAGGTGGTATGTACAAATTTGATATCACCAAAAATATCTCACTGTTCCCCATGCTCTATGGCGGCTACATGAAAAGTAAGCTAGATATGCCAATTAAAGACAGTAACGAAACCTTTAAAGACTCATCACTAGTACAAGGCGGCTTATACGCCATGTACGCCTTCGACGACGGCCACTGGCTTTACGCCAACCCTAAAGCCACTTACGTAAGCCGAGCCAAAGATTTTGTGCCGCAAATTGAAGTGGGTGGTGGATACATGATTAATAGCAATATGTCGGTAGGCTTTAAAGTTGACCACACCGCAGAAAGCAAAATCTCGAAAAAAGACACCGTTGGCTGGCTGCAAGCCAGTGTCTACTTTTAATGTAACTTCAGCGTAAACTCAGTAGGGCTTAGCTCTGCAGAGTTTAGGCCAAACACCTACATTTGATCGAGAATACTACCGCAGAAAAAGCGCTTGGCTAAAGATATCAAAGCAGCTATTTTCTGTGTTCATATACAGTGTTATTGGTTTTTCTGCTTTTTATCGAATAAAAGAGAGGAACTTTTGTGCATTAATCCTTGAGGCTAAGAATTTTCAGGCGTAGTATCAATTACTTAGCTTAGTGTTAAATTAGATAATAGGTTTGCTAACTGGGCATGCGCGTTTTGCCCAAAAATGTATTGAACCTTATTCTTGTTTCTTCCCTAAATTCAAAGGATTAAGTATGCGCGTTTTCACTGGTCTAATGAGGTAAACGCGCATGCGCAATATACAAATGTTATATCCCCCCTAACTATATCGTGAGCTAAATATGGCGATAAAAGAAGTATCAATAAGCAGCCTGTCGAGTTACTTGACGCAAATAGAAAAAATACAAAGTAGATGGCACATATTTCATTCAGATGTTTGGTATCGTGGGGTAGCGTCTAGCAAGTATGAGCTCGTTCCGGGGATTATTTGGCGAGATGTTAAAATAGGTCAAACTATTACTAATGACTTTCTAATGCATTATAAGGCCTATGAATCGGGGGGGTATAATGACTCTTGGGAGCTGTATTCATTAATGCAACACTATGGATTGCCAACAAGGCTTTTAGATTGGAGCAAGAAACCATTAATTGCTTTGTATTTCGCATTGGAGGAGGATACCAAAACTCGTCCCAAGAGTTCTAATAAGAGGGTGGTTTGGATGATGATTCCAGGGTCTCTAAATAAGATTCTGACAAATCACGTTGATGTAGACTGCACGATAACTCGGCCAGATTTAGATCACTACTTGCCTGACTCCCTTGCTAGCAAGTCAATTAAGGAGAAAAACCTCCCGAAAACCCCTTTAGCGATAACGGTTCCTTTAGCAAACCAGCGTGTAGTCTCACAAGAAGGTGTTTTTACTATCCATGGTGAAGAAGGCAACTCAATTGATTCTTACTTTTCAAATGATTCAAGTGAATTTAAGGATCACATTGTTAAGTTTGTTATTAAGGAGGAGCATAGAGAGCGCATAAGAAAACAGCTATATTCTGTAGGCTATAAGGAAGATGACGTATATCAAGATTTGAATTCACTTTCAGTAAGAATAATCCGTGAATGGGGTATATAACAAACCAATCAAGTACGCTCCCGATGGTCACCGGACTCGCTCCGCTCACCGCTTATTGGTAGCGTTATGTGCTCGAATACTTAAAGACTTGTATGGTCAAATTAGGGAATAAGATGGGAATCGAATCGGAAGAATATAAACCAATAAAAATGAGAAAACCCACTGTTAGAAAAACACAAGTTAACATACGACCACAAATTTCCGCGATGCAACGTCAACTTCTTGTACATACTAGTGGTTCTAGGTGTTCTTTAGCTAATTGCAGGCGAGAATTAGCAGTAGGTGACAATGCATTTATCGGTGAAGTTGCCCAAATCGAATCATTTGCGGAACGAGGGGCAAGATATAATCCTGAAACTCCAGTTGAGAGTTTGGTTTCACAAGATAATTTAATATTGTTATGCCCTACATGCCATCGCTTAGTAGATAAACAACCTGAGATTTATACAGCTAATTGGCTGAGAGAAGCCAAGCTAAAGCATCTAAAAACGCTAGAGGCAGCTATTGTCCCAGAGCAGTTGTTTGACTTCAAGTTAGATGAGCATACCGAGGTTTCTTTAAAAGAAGCTGTTAGCATCTGGGAGAAAAATAGACACAACGCATCAGAAGAGTTTTGGCAGCATCTGCTCACTAAATCTCCAGCAGTGTTAAGCCAAGTGTTTCCTAATAGCTCATTTCAATTTGGCTCTAAAAGTTACGTGGGCGGTAAGACCCTTGGTAATAAGAAGGGCAACATCGTCGATTTCATATATGCAAGCAAACATACCGACAATGTTGTTATGGTTGAGATCAAAACTCCAGTTAAGAATTTGCTTGGGAAGAAATATCGCGGCAACGCTTATTCTATAAGTGATGAGTTGAGCGGTGGTATTGTTCAAGTACTAAATTATAAAGAGCAGCTTCTTAAAGAGTATTACAAGCTAAAAGATGATGATAGTTCATTTAATGCTTTTAGTCCCAAATGCGTAGTTTTGGTTGGTGACTTAGAAAGAGAGATGAACGACCCCATAAAAATAAAGTCATTAGAGCTGTTCAGAGGTAGTTTATCAGGTGTTCAAGTCATCACATATGATGAGTTGTTTGAGAAAGCTAAAGATGTACTTGCACTTGTTTCTTAAATTAAACGCACATAACAAACGCTTCAAGTGGGATTCGTAAACGCGTGCCATTTTCGCTTCGCTACAATTTTGGCACACATTTACTCACCCCTTAAGCGGGCGTTAAGTTTCAAAGGGAATCATGAACAAAACGAAGATTAAAATATCTCACTTCTCAATAATAATTGGGGCTTTGTTCCTATGGTTCTATGCAATGATGGGGCTGCTTGATGCACTTGGCGTAGATAGTGGCCAGCGAGCTAAGGATGTATCAACTATTACAAACATCATTGTGTTTGGCTCAATGGTTGCCACTTTTATCATAGCTCTTTTTGGGGCAAGTCTTTTGAGCTATGTCATTATTGCTCGGTTGCTAAAAATACCTAGATACGACCTTGAGCAAGTCATTGTAGATCGAGCGGAAACTGATCCCCACGAAAATATTAAAATCGCTCAATTATTTTATAAGTGGTGCTTAGATTTTGCATACAAAGATAAAACTTAACAAGTTTAGCCTGCCTCGCCCCGGAAAAAGCCCCGGGGCTGGACTCGCTGACGCTCGCCGCAGCTAAAGGCGTTAGCCGTTTCATCATCTTGAGTATCAAATTATATGCCATTAACAATAGATGAAATAAAAGAAGTAGTTGAAGTAGCAGTATCGACTTCTTCAACTATGAGTATCAATCAAGTTTTGTTGTTGGTTAGTATTACTGCAATTGCATCATTTCTAGGTGCATACTTAACTGTCAAAGCTAAGAATATTGCAACAAAAGAAGATATAAGCCACATAACAACTGAAATCGAGAAAGTTAAGTCTAGTTATGCTGAAAGCCTTGAAAAAACAAAAGCTGATTTACAAATAAAAAGTGTTTTACAGTCTGCTTTTCAAACGAAATGTTTAGAGGCTGTAATTGCAGTTAATGACCTTCTAATTGAAATTAATTTATATTGCTGGAAAAACATGGCGAAAAGAGATGCTGGTGAACATTACGTTTGGAGTCACGTCGATGACACTACTCCAGATAAACACTTAACATACTTTCTTGTAGCTATAGATAAAATGAAACTAGAGCATGGATTGTATTTAACAGATAAAGCTAAAAGAGCTTTGCTAGATTTATCTGGACAAATTTCAACTTTAGTAAGTATGGAAGTAGCACTTAGCTCCACTGAGAAAGATCCGGTAATTGAAGTATCGGCAAGCAGTGGATATAGAATTGGAATTGAGGCTGTTGAAAAATGCCAAAGTGCTTTAGTTAATGAACTCGGCATAAACAACGGCTAACAAGGCATTTAAACGGAACAAAAATAGTGGGTTATGTTTCGCTTCGCTACACATTTTAACCCACTATTTTTGTCCGCTTAATGCGGCGTTAAGCGCAAATGGAGTTCAACATGCAATCACTCCAAGACATTGCAAATAAAATAAATAGTGAAGCGCACAACTACAAAGTAGGCAAGCTTCAAGACATAAGAAAAAACATCCAAAAGTTAAAGAGGCTACCCTCGAAGCAACTTTTTGACTACAGAACAGTCTTTGAAGAGTGGGGCTGGCACTACGGAGGTAGAAAAGAACTACAGTTCAACATTGGCATTGAAGGCACCGAACTTAGATATGGTGTAGCCTTTTCATTGGAATGTAGCCAATCACTCCCTGACATTGATGTACTGATACCGAAAATATCGTTATTCAATGAATACATGTCGGAGTTCGGTGATCATTTTTCAGAACTTAGAATGTGGCACTTTGAAGGAGCGAGAAGCTCTGACTACATGCCCTCTCCGATACCTCAAGAAAATGTACGTGAGGGACTTTTCATCTTTTTAGGTGGAAAGCAGGACATCACAAAAATCAATTACCAGCTTGTTTTAGAAACGCTTGATCGCTTGTTGCCACTATATTTATATACTGAAAAACAACCGATTGCTGAAGCTAAATTTCATGAGCCAACTTGTTTTAAGTTTACTTCAGGTTGTACGGCGAAATTATCTAGTACTAGTGGAACCATCGTAGAAAAAGAACTGAATATTAGATTAAGGCATAATGATCTACAACTGAAGCTCTATGAAGAATTGTCACTGGAGCATGGTGCTGACAATGTCGGGACAGAGATAAAGTGTATTAGTGGTAGTATTGACCTTGTTGTGAAAAATGAGAGCAGCTTCTGGTTTTATGAAATAAAAACAGCATCAACAGCTAGAGCATGTATTCGACAAGCGTTAGGTCAAATCCTAGAGTACTCATATTGGCCAGAGAGTGAACGAGCCGAAAAGATGATCATTGTTGGTCCGAATTCAGCAACTATATTAGAGCGTCAGTACATAAACACATTGCGTACTGAATTTGGTTTACCAATAGAGTATTTGGCAAGCAGCGCTTAACAAAGCAATTAAGGTGACCCGTTACACTCAGCGGTTTTGGTATGGAGTTTGGTGTGCTTTGCTGGTTTTGCGTAGTGCACCTTTTTGCAGGCGTTAGCTCTACACAACTATGAACATTGAAGCAATAATATTAAACCTCAAAAATTTGGACTTGCCAAAGTCTCTAGGGGCGCTGAACTTTAAGGCAATTGATTTAACAGATGGTGAGACTGAGTATCTTTTTGCTTGTTCAGCACTTATAGGCGATGTAGCTTCAATAGAAGCTTTTACCAGTATGGCACTATATAAGATAGATGCATATTTTGGTGGCAAGCCTATTGAATTGACAAGTTTTCTCGAATGTGAATTTGAAAAGGTTAACACAGGCAAGTTGCGTGAGCTGAGAGCTTGGGCAAATGACTTGCCAGCCCAACAAACAATAAATGATAACTGTATGTATCAAGGTGTATGGTATCTAGAGAATCTAGAAGTGACTGGTTTTGGCGTAATTCTAAAAAATTGTACGCACTATTATTTGTTGTATTGGTTTACAACAGGATGAATAAGAAGAGCAAACGACTCTAGGCAGCGACGCTACTGCGTGACTGGACGCGCTAACACAAGCCGCCGTATTAGGCGCAACTTTTCAACCCACTCATTTACTCACCCCCAACAAAAATCCCTCAACAACGAGGGCTTTTTTGCAACTCTTTCCTGTGTGGCTTTTAGAAAAAGTAGGCCATGTTTACTTGTACAAAGCTGTCTTTGCTAAAGGCGTAGGTTGGGTCGGCAAGGTCATCGGCGTCGATGTACCAAAGATCTAGCTCGCCTTTCCAGTTTTCGCCAAAGCGGCGGCTGGCTTCTAGGGTGACTACGTTGGTGTTGTAGTCGAGGTCTATAGCGCCACCTAACAAAAACTCGGTACTTTGCGCGTCGTTTAATACTAAGCGAGCGCCTAGGTAGAGATCGTTTTGAAAGGTAGACGTGGCCTCTTTGCCGTCACTATTCCAGTTGTATTCGGTGAGTAGCCCTAAATCGGCAATGCTGTCGAATAAACCCACTAGGGTATATTCGTAACCACCTACAGCAGCGGTGTAACTGTTGCTGCTGGTATTGCGATATAAGCCTTCAAACTTCCATAACCAATCACCAATGGTGGCTTGTAGGTCTACGCCAAGTTGGTCCATTTGCTCATAGTAAGGGGTAAGTTTAGTGCCGTCGGCGCTAGCAATTAGCAGTGGATCGCGGTTGGTGCCACGAAAATAGGCGGTGCCTACGTCCCAGTCGCCAAAAGTTTGCGCCCAGCGCAGGGCTAGATCAACGTGTTTGTTTTTAGCGCCCGATTCATACTGGGCATTATCTTGGTCTACCGGCAATGGTGGGCGAAAGCGGCCATCTACGCCGGCAAAGGTTCTCTCTCTAAAGCCCGGTAAAATGAATACATCCCAAATGCCTGAGTCTTGATAGGTATTAAAGTGCAACATGGGTTGGCCAAGCTTTTCGTCGCCATCGGGCGATTCGATAAAGTCGGTTTGGTTTATCACATCCACCAAGTGTTGGGTTTCGGTTACGCCCCAAAACACTTTGGCTATACCTATTTCCAGCTCGTATTCGTCGGCTAGGTGCAGCCATTTAAGCTCGCGAATGTCGGCGTGAGTGCGCTCAGAGTCCATGGAGTCGGCTCGTGCAAAAGGCGTGAAGGTGATGCTGTCGATGCCATCGTTCCACTCCCAGTAAAGCTCGGGCTCGGCACTTATTGAGCCTTGGTGTTGCTGGTCTTGACCGGCGAAAGCACCTTGCTCGAAAAAGCCGCGATATTGCCCCGCCACATTGCCGCGCAGCTCCATGGCGGTACTGCTTAAACTAAGCGCCGTTAGGCTACACGCTAGGGCTAGCTTCGTGTATTGTGCGTTCATTAGCGGGCTCGCTTAAGCTTGTTTTTATTGAAGTCTGATTCTTTTACGCCGGTTTTAAACTGATAATTATTCCAGAACATTTCGGTTTTTTTATCGGTTTGGTGGTTCACCATCAACATTTTAGACGGACGCCAATGTTTGTCGGCATACACTTGGTAATCACTCATGGTGAGGGTTTTTAGTAGCTGCCCTTTGCGGTCGTAAAACTCTACTTTGTGCACGCGGTAGGCTTCTTTGTCCATCCAGGTGATTTGCTTGGTATAACCTGAGTACTTATCTACTGGTACGTTTTGCACCACATAGCTGTCGAAGCCGGCAATGGTTTCGTCGCGTAAGTAGGTGTAGGTGTATTTTTCTACTTCAAATGAGCTTAGATCTTCAAAGGCAAACTCACTGCCCATGTAAGGGCCCGATTTGTTGCGTGAGCCAATGCGTTTTACCCGTTTTAAGGCAGGTAGGTATAACCATTGCTCGTCGGGCTCTAGGGCGTGAGAAAAGCTTAAAAAGGCAGTGCCTTTAACATCGGCTGGGTGGTCAAACACACTTAAGGCTTTGTCGCCGTCGCCTTCTACTTCTAAAGATTGAATGCGAATAGAGCGGGTGCTTTTATCGCCTTGCGCGTTGTACAGCACCATTTCTGTGTCGGCTTTCGAATCAACCCAACCTAAATCAAAGGCTTTGCGCTCTTGAGCGATGCGTAAGCCTTTTTCTTCTGCGGTTTCTGCTAATGCTTGTTGGCTAAACAACAGGCTAATACAGATAACTGCGGCACGATTAAGCCACATACTAAGCGGTTTTTTGTTGAAGTGCTGCTGCATTTTCTGCTCCCTTTGCACGGTCAAAACTAATCAAGAGTAATGGTAGTAGTAAGAAATCGATGATTAAGGCTACGGCAATAATAATAGAAGTAAGTAGCCCCATATTGGAGTTAATAGTAAAGGTTGAACCAATTAATACTGAGAAGCCAACCACCAATACCGCGGTAGTAATAGCCAGTGCTTTGCCTACGGTTACAAAGGCGTAGCGCACTGCGTCTTCGGCTGATTTACCTTGCTTGCGGGCATATTGATACTTGGTAAGGAAGTGCACAGTGTCGTCGACCACAATGCCTAAGGTAACGCTAATAACAATCGACAAACCAAGGTTTATGTTGCCATCAATTAGCGCCCAAATACCAAAGCCAATGCCTGCTGGTACTAGGTTAGGTAGCAAGCTAATAAAGGTGAGCCGCAGTGAACGCAGCGAAATACCAATTAACACCGAGATAAGCACCAGTGCCCAAAACGCACCTTTGAGGGCTTGCGGCATATTGCGCTCGCCAATGTGCGCAAACATTAAGTTAGGGCTGGCGGCGATTACTCGGTACTCGGGCGCATTTTGTTGCCACCAATCTAAGGAACGTTGCTCTAGCGCTATCATGCCAATAGAGCCCATGTTTTTGGTGGTAATGGTTAAGCGCGTTGCCGATTTATCTACGTTGATTTGGTTATTTAAATCTAAGCCGTAGGGCAAGCTCATTTCGTACATTAATAAATACTGGGCAGAGAGTTCGCGCTCTTCGGGCACTAGGTAATAGCTTGGGTCGTCACCATGCATGTTTTTGTTTAAACGACGCATAATGTCGGAGATGCTATTTACGTTGTCGATCTCTGGTTGTTGGCGTAACCAAGCGCTAAAGTCAGCCACTTTTTGCATGTAGTGGGGCTGGTTAATGCCGCTGCTTTCGCCGCTTCTTATTTCATAAGAAATGGTGGTAATCCCGGATATATTTTCCTCCATAAAGTCTGTGGATTGACGAAAGTCCACCTGCTTGCTGAAGTACTCCGTAGCCACGTCGTTAAGTTGGTTGCGTGGGATCATGGCTAAGAAGCCAACAATCACAACTAGGGTAACCGGCATTAGCCACTTGCGAGAATCAATCACAAAGTTTGCTAAGCGGTCGTAGTTTGAACGGCTGCTAATGCTTGGCGTTTGTTTAATGGGCAGAATGTTAAGCAGGGCAGGCAAAATGGTAAGTGCATACACATAGGCCAACATTACACCCACTGCCACAATGGTGCCTAAGGCTTGAAACGGCGGTGAATCTGAGAAGTTTAAGGTTAAGAAACCAATCGCAGTGGTGGCACTAGTAAGGAAAATAGCGCGGTTGTTTATTTTTAAACTAAAGGCGAGAGCTTCTTTTTTAGATTTACCTTGGCGCATCTCGTAGAGCATAGAGGCGATAACGTGCACACAATCGGCCACGGCTAAGGTCATCACCATGGTGGGCACATTTACCGTAACGGTATTTAGTGCAAAACCCATCCAACCGGCCATGCCCATGGTGCTGGCAATAGTCACTACAATGACCACTAAGGTAGCTAGCATGCCTAATACCGAGCGCAGTAAAATGGCTAGCATCACCAAAATGAGTAAGAACATTAGCGGCACTAAAGTGGACATGTCTTTCTGGCTTTGTTCGATGAAGCTGTTGTTCATCATAATCATGCCAGAGAGCAAAATTTTATGTTCTGGGTAGGCTTGCTGATACTTGGCTTGTAGCTCACGTACAAATTGCGAGGTTTTAGGTACCTCGGCCTGCATATCGTCTTCGGAGATGGTGATGGTGGCAGCCACTACTGCTACGCGCCCATCTAGGCTAATTAAGCGGTTTTCTAGCAGTTGTTCACTTAAGCTAACTTGCTCAATTTTAGATACTTTTTCTGCATCTAGCATATCTAGCTCTAGCAATAAGTCTTCTACCCAAAGGTCATCTTCTACGGCTTCGGTATGTTGAAAGTTGGTGATGGAGTCGACCCGAGTAGAGTTGGGAATAAGCCAAGAGTCGTCGGTAAGCTCTTTAATGAGAGTGAGAGATTGCGGGTTGAATACATCGCCTTCGTTAGGGGAGATAACAAAGGTGACCGAATCGGTTTTATTAAACACCTTTTGCATGCTTTCGAATTCTTGCAGCTGAGGGTTGTCCTCACCAAAGAAAATGCGGTAATCGCCTACAAAGGTAAGAAAGCGTCCGCCAGAGCTCATTGCTACAACGGCTAACATTAATAACATGAGTGTTAGCCAAGGTCTGGCAATCACTTGATTAAAAAATTT
The Agarivorans aestuarii DNA segment above includes these coding regions:
- a CDS encoding FRG domain-containing protein — protein: MAIKEVSISSLSSYLTQIEKIQSRWHIFHSDVWYRGVASSKYELVPGIIWRDVKIGQTITNDFLMHYKAYESGGYNDSWELYSLMQHYGLPTRLLDWSKKPLIALYFALEEDTKTRPKSSNKRVVWMMIPGSLNKILTNHVDVDCTITRPDLDHYLPDSLASKSIKEKNLPKTPLAITVPLANQRVVSQEGVFTIHGEEGNSIDSYFSNDSSEFKDHIVKFVIKEEHRERIRKQLYSVGYKEDDVYQDLNSLSVRIIREWGI
- a CDS encoding Shedu immune nuclease family protein is translated as MGIESEEYKPIKMRKPTVRKTQVNIRPQISAMQRQLLVHTSGSRCSLANCRRELAVGDNAFIGEVAQIESFAERGARYNPETPVESLVSQDNLILLCPTCHRLVDKQPEIYTANWLREAKLKHLKTLEAAIVPEQLFDFKLDEHTEVSLKEAVSIWEKNRHNASEEFWQHLLTKSPAVLSQVFPNSSFQFGSKSYVGGKTLGNKKGNIVDFIYASKHTDNVVMVEIKTPVKNLLGKKYRGNAYSISDELSGGIVQVLNYKEQLLKEYYKLKDDDSSFNAFSPKCVVLVGDLEREMNDPIKIKSLELFRGSLSGVQVITYDELFEKAKDVLALVS
- a CDS encoding outer membrane lipoprotein-sorting protein, with protein sequence MQQHFNKKPLSMWLNRAAVICISLLFSQQALAETAEEKGLRIAQERKAFDLGWVDSKADTEMVLYNAQGDKSTRSIRIQSLEVEGDGDKALSVFDHPADVKGTAFLSFSHALEPDEQWLYLPALKRVKRIGSRNKSGPYMGSEFAFEDLSSFEVEKYTYTYLRDETIAGFDSYVVQNVPVDKYSGYTKQITWMDKEAYRVHKVEFYDRKGQLLKTLTMSDYQVYADKHWRPSKMLMVNHQTDKKTEMFWNNYQFKTGVKESDFNKNKLKRAR
- a CDS encoding efflux RND transporter permease subunit; protein product: MEKKFFNQVIARPWLTLMLLMLAVVAMSSGGRFLTFVGDYRIFFGEDNPQLQEFESMQKVFNKTDSVTFVISPNEGDVFNPQSLTLIKELTDDSWLIPNSTRVDSITNFQHTEAVEDDLWVEDLLLELDMLDAEKVSKIEQVSLSEQLLENRLISLDGRVAVVAATITISEDDMQAEVPKTSQFVRELQAKYQQAYPEHKILLSGMIMMNNSFIEQSQKDMSTLVPLMFLLILVMLAILLRSVLGMLATLVVIVVTIASTMGMAGWMGFALNTVTVNVPTMVMTLAVADCVHVIASMLYEMRQGKSKKEALAFSLKINNRAIFLTSATTAIGFLTLNFSDSPPFQALGTIVAVGVMLAYVYALTILPALLNILPIKQTPSISSRSNYDRLANFVIDSRKWLMPVTLVVIVGFLAMIPRNQLNDVATEYFSKQVDFRQSTDFMEENISGITTISYEIRSGESSGINQPHYMQKVADFSAWLRQQPEIDNVNSISDIMRRLNKNMHGDDPSYYLVPEERELSAQYLLMYEMSLPYGLDLNNQINVDKSATRLTITTKNMGSIGMIALEQRSLDWWQQNAPEYRVIAASPNLMFAHIGERNMPQALKGAFWALVLISVLIGISLRSLRLTFISLLPNLVPAGIGFGIWALIDGNINLGLSIVISVTLGIVVDDTVHFLTKYQYARKQGKSAEDAVRYAFVTVGKALAITTAVLVVGFSVLIGSTFTINSNMGLLTSIIIAVALIIDFLLLPLLLISFDRAKGAENAAALQQKTA